A window from Parambassis ranga chromosome 13, fParRan2.1, whole genome shotgun sequence encodes these proteins:
- the kcnj5 gene encoding G protein-activated inward rectifier potassium channel 4, protein MAGDSRILMDHNMEIGVTPAQVKKLPKHLREAQISTERTHLISDPAKKPRQRYVQKDGKCNVHHGNVQETYRYLSDLFTTLVDLRWRLSFFIFTLVYVVNWLFFGFLWWLIALIRGDLLHADEEGWTPCVENLNSFVSAFLFSIETETTIGYGYRVITEKCPEGIILLLVQAILGSIVNAMMVGCMFVKISQPKNRAETLMFSHKAVIAVRDNKMCLMFRVGDLRNSHIVEASIRAKLIRSQQTKEGEFIPLNQTDINIGFDTGDDRLFLVSPLIISHEINEKSPFWEMSLAQMEKEEFEIVVILEGMVEATGMTCQARSSYLDTEVLWGYRFTPVLSLEKGFYEVDYNNFHDVYETNTPACSAKELAAKLRDGPLLPQLSLLSPEPKTHTFDTLNRPSKQDPLSQDEEQERDSGGDRGETNGSAAALEEPPLADGLTD, encoded by the exons ATGGCAGGAGATTCTCGCATCCTAATGGACCACAACATGGAGATAGGAGTAACACCTGCACAG GTGAAGAAGCTTCCCAAACACTTGAGGGAGGCTCAGATCTCGACAGAGCGAACCCACTTGATTTCTGACCCAGCAAAGAAGCCACGTCAGCGGTATGTGCAGAAGGACGGCAAGTGTAACGTTCATCACGGAAATGTCCAAGAGACCTACCGTTACCTCAGTGACTTGTTCACTACACTGGTGGACCTACGCTGGCGTCTTAGTTTCTTCATTTTCACATTGGTCTATGTGGTCAACTGGCTTTTCTTTGGGTTTCTGTGGTGGCTGATCGCACTCATCCGTGGGGATCTGCTGCATGCTGACGAGGAGGGCTGGACCCCCTGTGTGGAGAACCTCAACAGTTTTGTCTCAGCTTTCCTGTTCTCAATTGAAACGGAGACCACCATTGGGTATGGTTATCGTGTAATCACAGAAAAATGCCCTGAAGGTATTATACTGCTTTTGGTGCAGGCCATCTTGGGCTCCATTGTTAACGCCATGATGGTGGGTTGCATGTTTGTCAAGATCTCACAGCCAAAGAACCGTGCCGAGACCCTCATGTTCTCTCACAAGGCTGTTATAGCAGTGCGAGATAATAAGATGTGCCTGATGTTTCGGGTGGGTGACCTGAGGAACTCTCACATTGTGGAGGCATCAATCAGAGCGAAGTTGATCCGCTCACAGCAAACCAAGGAGGGGGAGTTCATCCCACTCAACCAGACTGACATCAACATCGGCTTTGACACAGGAGATGACCGACTCTTCTTGGTGTCGCCACTCATCATCTCTCATGAGATTAACGAAAAAAGCCCATTCTGGGAGATGTCGCTGGCACAAATGGAAAAGGAGGAGTTCGAGATCGTGGTTATCCTTGAGGGGATGGTGGAAGCCACag GGATGACATGTCAGGCACGAAGCTCCTACCTGGACACAGAGGTGCTATGGGGATATCGCTTCACACCAGTCCTATCTCTGGAGAAGGGCTTCTATGAGGTAGACTACAACAATTTCCATGATGTCTATGAGACCAACACCCCCGCATGCAGCGCCAAGGAACTAGCAGCTAAGCTTCGAGATGGGCCACTATTACCACAGCTTTCACTTCTCAGCCCTGAGCCCAAAACGCACACTTTTGACACCCTAAATCGCCCATCAAAACAGGATCCGCTAAGTCaggatgaggagcaggagagagatTCAGGCGGTGACAGAGGAGAGACCAATggctcagctgcagctctggaggAGCCACCTCTTGCTGATGGACTAACTGACTGA
- the LOC114444978 gene encoding ATP-sensitive inward rectifier potassium channel 1-like, producing MFSSLNTRIQEHLAERRSHRTRLVTKDGRCNIEYGNIMYSKHFAFLADFWTTFVEIRWRFVLFLFIASFTLSWFIFGLMWYWIARNNGDLTWQHPSSDHIPCIANVVGLTTAFLYSIETQTTIGYGGRALTPLCPGAVALVVIQSLVGAIINCFMCGIILSKISLPKKRAKTITFSEMAVISPKNGFLCLSIRVANLRKTLMIGSQIYGKLLRTTNTPDGETIIMDQVNIEFMVDAGKDNLFFVCPLTLYHIIDKSSPFFEMAVDTLHKQEFELVVFLDGTAESTSSSCQVRTSFIPQEIMWGYNFLPIISRSKEGKYRVDFSNFSKVVPVATAHCAYCFHNINGHHHFSKDGHDNQGFEVIEISDPQSAAKM from the coding sequence ATGTTTAGCTCCTTGAATACACGCATCCAGGAACACCTAGCAGAAAGGAGAAGTCACAGGACCAGACTGGtgaccaaagatggccgctgcAACATTGAATATGGAAACATCATGTACAGCAAACACTTTGCCTTCCTGGCTGACTTTTGGACCACCTTTGTGGAGATCCGGTGGCGATTCGTCCTCTTCTTGTTCATCGCCTCATTTACTCTCAGTTGGTTCATTTTCGGTCTGATGTGGTACTGGATTGCCCGCAATAATGGAGATCTGACATGGCAGCACCCCTCTTCAGATCACATTCCATGTATTGCTAATGTAGTAGGACTCACCACAGCATTCCTCTACTCCATTGAAACACAGACCACAATCGGGTATGGAGGGCGAGCACTCACCCCTCTCTGCCCAGGTGCTGTGGCCCTCGTCGTAATCCAGTCCCTTGTTGGAGCAATTATCAATTGCTTCATGTGTGGAATCATCCTGTCCAAAATCTCCCTACCTAAAAAGAGGGCAAAAACCATCACGTTCAGTGAGATGGCTGTCATCAGCCCCAAAAATGGTTTTCTTTGCCTGTCAATCAGAGTGGCCAACCTGCGCAAGACCCTAATGATTGGAAGCCAGATCTACGGCAAGCTGCTGAGAACGACCAACACTCCAGATGGGGAGACAATCATTATGGATCAGGTGAACATTGAATTCATGGTGGATGCTGGAAAAGACAACCTCTTCTTTGTGTGCCCCCTCACGCTTTATCACATTATCGACAAGAGCAGCCCCTTCTTTGAGATGGCAGTGGACACACTCCACAAGCAAGAGTTTGAGCTGGTGGTTTTCTTAGATGGCACAGCAGAGTCCACAAGCTCCTCCTGCCAAGTGCGTACCTCTTTTATTCCTCAGGAGATTATGTGGGGCTACAACTTCTTGCCCATCATCTCCAGGAGCAAAGAGGGCAAGTACAGAGTAGATTTCTCTAACTTCTCTAAAGTGGTGCCTGTGGCCACTGCACACTGTGCCTACTGCTTCCACAACATCAACGGTCATCATCACTTCTCCAAAGATGGACACGACAACCAGGGCTTTGAGGTGATTGAGATCAGCGATCCCCAAAGTGCTGCCAAgatgtga